In Desulfosediminicola ganghwensis, a single window of DNA contains:
- a CDS encoding adenylate/guanylate cyclase domain-containing protein: MDLHLKNEYSRLKMFLWVSLLIGATLCALQYIDKFATFDALLITRVNPGDLVALPAPIMIFIIMFHTFMPGFIITEEGANKGILYTTIIWFFYILLAYSYASDSTVYVPIIAPLMGCIISIIRVLGWEEAFLIEEKEGIRRTLDSYVEPSVADMLIKNPNICQQGGERKEVTIMFADLRGFTKLCEVIPAEEVIGMLRVCFSKLITIVKTHGGTVDKLIGDSMMVVWGNPEPVDNHPEKALNAALEMQKAMQELKKAYKTKLNVDIKLGIGINTDEVVAGTIGSEDFFDYTVLGTGVNLASRLESACPGDQICVSASTYKYTRQKFVFAHPKILKSKHYNATIRVYKVLATNEQWMLASQQRRQKQAELEAELSTKGIIPQHQPEVTAPAVG; the protein is encoded by the coding sequence ATGGACTTACACCTGAAAAACGAATATTCCAGACTGAAAATGTTTCTTTGGGTCTCCCTGCTAATAGGAGCAACCCTCTGCGCCCTGCAGTACATCGATAAGTTTGCCACTTTCGACGCGTTGCTGATCACCAGGGTGAATCCCGGCGATCTCGTTGCTCTGCCTGCTCCTATAATGATATTCATCATTATGTTTCACACCTTCATGCCGGGTTTTATTATTACTGAAGAAGGAGCAAACAAAGGCATCCTCTATACAACTATCATCTGGTTCTTTTATATCCTGCTCGCCTATTCCTACGCATCGGACAGTACCGTTTATGTACCGATCATCGCCCCGCTGATGGGCTGCATCATTTCTATAATTCGTGTGCTTGGCTGGGAAGAAGCATTTCTCATTGAAGAAAAAGAGGGCATACGAAGAACTCTGGACAGCTATGTCGAACCGTCCGTAGCTGACATGCTGATCAAAAATCCCAATATTTGTCAGCAAGGCGGTGAGAGAAAAGAAGTGACCATCATGTTCGCCGACCTTCGCGGCTTCACCAAACTGTGTGAAGTTATCCCCGCAGAGGAAGTGATCGGCATGCTGAGAGTTTGCTTCAGTAAGCTGATCACTATCGTCAAGACCCATGGAGGCACTGTCGATAAATTGATCGGTGACTCAATGATGGTTGTCTGGGGCAATCCCGAGCCCGTTGATAATCACCCAGAGAAAGCTCTTAATGCCGCGCTTGAGATGCAGAAAGCCATGCAGGAACTCAAGAAAGCCTATAAGACCAAGCTCAATGTCGATATTAAGCTTGGTATAGGCATAAACACTGACGAAGTGGTTGCCGGTACAATTGGCTCAGAAGATTTTTTTGATTACACAGTCCTCGGCACCGGCGTAAACCTGGCATCACGACTCGAATCAGCCTGCCCCGGCGATCAGATATGTGTTTCTGCATCGACCTACAAATATACCAGACAAAAATTTGTTTTTGCCCACCCCAAGATCCTGAAGTCGAAACATTACAACGCGACAATTAGGGTTTACAAAGTTCTCGCCACGAACGAACAGTGGATGCTCGCCTCCCAGCAACGTCGCCAGAAACAGGCAGAGCTGGAAGCCGAGCTGAGTACCAAAGGGATCATTCCCCAGCATCAGCCGGAAGTCACAGCCCCGGCGGTTGGATAA
- a CDS encoding FAD-containing oxidoreductase, whose protein sequence is MSENVSLGNEELESLATEFRSIFDIQHRKYGFPARTYRNCFVGEEAVARLLETGMAIDEGDALRLGNLLMAHGVFHHVQRAHSFKNEYLFYRFAVDEDHGGVAAEASQESWVKWADFLSSGGAGRRGEKVLQPTLPEPDVNLASMDQVCLEEVGISPLDEYNAQLLDNVHPRAWRDPEPKPKYNLVVIGAGAGGLITAAGAAGVGGRVALVESHLLGGDCLNVGCVPSKALLACAKAAAHTREAHHYGVRIEGEVRVDFGFVMERMRRLRAQISPVDSAARYANQLGVDVFQGRARFIGKDRVEVNGKELNFAKAVIATGGTAALPNIPGLKESRYLTNSSIFNLTELPERLGVIGVGPIGMELAQAFQRFGSRVTAFSRSGRILPKEDREAAELVRESIERDGVKIVFHAQYQRIEGKDSEAPIRLVLAKDGGEEVHEFDALLVAAGRKPAVADLGLEKAGVDFDSRKGVLVNDQLQTSNPDIFAVGDVAGRYQFTHMADFMARQVIKNALFFGKDKVSELIVPWATYTDPEVAHVGLYQRDLKERNIAYTTYSREFRHLDRAIVDGREQGFVKIHVARGKGNILGATIVGSGAGDMISEITLAMQSGTTLGSLAAVIHPYPTMAEAIRQCGDAYNRDRLTPTIKSIFHKLMALRR, encoded by the coding sequence TTGAGTGAAAATGTGTCATTGGGAAATGAGGAACTGGAGTCTCTGGCCACCGAGTTCAGGTCGATATTTGATATTCAGCACAGAAAATATGGCTTTCCTGCCAGGACCTACCGGAATTGTTTTGTCGGTGAAGAAGCGGTTGCCCGCCTTCTCGAAACCGGCATGGCCATAGATGAAGGGGATGCCTTGCGTCTTGGCAATCTTCTAATGGCGCATGGGGTGTTCCACCACGTGCAGCGAGCGCATTCGTTTAAAAATGAATATCTCTTTTATCGGTTTGCTGTCGATGAGGATCATGGCGGGGTGGCTGCTGAAGCGAGTCAGGAATCCTGGGTCAAATGGGCCGATTTTTTGAGTAGCGGAGGGGCCGGCAGGAGAGGTGAGAAGGTATTGCAACCGACTCTCCCTGAGCCGGATGTCAATCTCGCCAGTATGGATCAGGTTTGCCTCGAAGAAGTGGGGATCTCGCCACTCGATGAATATAATGCACAACTTCTTGATAATGTCCATCCCAGAGCCTGGCGTGATCCTGAACCGAAGCCGAAATATAACCTGGTGGTGATAGGTGCCGGAGCCGGTGGATTGATTACAGCGGCGGGCGCAGCGGGCGTTGGTGGCAGGGTGGCGTTGGTGGAGTCACATCTTCTCGGAGGAGACTGCCTGAATGTGGGCTGTGTACCTTCCAAGGCGCTTCTTGCCTGTGCAAAGGCGGCGGCCCATACCCGTGAGGCCCATCACTATGGAGTGCGGATCGAAGGGGAGGTCCGTGTCGATTTTGGTTTTGTCATGGAGCGGATGAGGCGGCTGCGAGCACAGATCTCGCCGGTGGATTCAGCTGCACGGTATGCGAACCAGCTCGGTGTCGATGTCTTCCAGGGCAGGGCAAGATTTATTGGTAAAGACCGGGTGGAGGTTAACGGCAAAGAACTGAACTTTGCAAAAGCTGTGATTGCGACCGGAGGGACTGCGGCTTTGCCGAATATCCCGGGGTTAAAAGAGTCACGGTATCTGACCAACAGCTCAATATTCAATCTTACAGAGCTGCCGGAACGTCTCGGAGTTATAGGTGTTGGCCCGATCGGAATGGAGCTGGCCCAGGCATTTCAGCGTTTTGGCTCCAGGGTTACGGCCTTTTCCAGATCTGGCAGGATATTGCCCAAAGAGGACAGGGAAGCAGCAGAGCTCGTCAGGGAATCTATTGAAAGAGATGGTGTGAAGATAGTCTTTCATGCACAGTACCAGAGGATTGAGGGCAAAGATAGTGAAGCTCCAATCCGGTTGGTTCTTGCAAAGGACGGTGGAGAAGAGGTGCACGAATTTGATGCGCTTCTGGTCGCGGCGGGTCGAAAACCAGCGGTTGCTGATCTTGGTCTTGAAAAGGCGGGGGTGGATTTTGACAGTCGCAAGGGCGTGCTGGTCAACGATCAACTGCAGACCTCAAATCCGGATATCTTTGCTGTGGGGGATGTTGCCGGGCGCTATCAGTTTACTCATATGGCCGATTTCATGGCACGGCAGGTGATAAAGAATGCACTGTTTTTCGGCAAGGATAAAGTATCTGAGCTGATAGTCCCATGGGCCACCTATACCGATCCGGAGGTCGCGCATGTGGGGCTGTACCAAAGGGATCTCAAAGAACGAAATATCGCCTATACTACCTATAGCCGCGAGTTCAGACATCTGGACCGGGCCATAGTTGATGGTCGGGAACAGGGGTTTGTAAAGATTCATGTTGCCAGAGGGAAAGGGAATATTCTCGGTGCCACCATTGTGGGTAGTGGGGCTGGAGATATGATCAGCGAGATAACGCTGGCGATGCAATCGGGGACAACTTTAGGGAGCCTTGCCGCTGTCATACACCCATATCCCACAATGGCGGAGGCGATTCGCCAGTGCGGGGACGCGTACAATCGCGATCGGCTGACTCCGACCATAAAGAGTATTTTTCACAAACTGATGGCCTTGAGACGGTGA
- the gnd gene encoding decarboxylating NADP(+)-dependent phosphogluconate dehydrogenase — MKNTFGLAGLAVMGENLVLNIESRGFSVSVYNRTYAKTEKFMAGRARGKNITGFESVKSFVESLESPRRIMMMLKAGDPVDQFIDQLIPYLEEGDIIIDGGNSNFHDTIRRLEYVEQKGFRFIGSGVSGGEEGALKGPSIMPGGSVAAWPYLEPVFMAAAAKVDDGTPCCAWMGPGGSGHFVKMVHNGIEYGDMQLICEAYHFMKEIMGMDNNEIHSTFARWNKGELSSYLIEITAEIMAFRDQDGFAVVDRVLDAAGQKGTGKWTVDASLDYGIPLSLISESVFARCLSSFKELRTEASKVLSGDVAKFAGDRPALLEDLGKALYCAKIISYTQGFGLLQAASEEYGWQLNYADIARIWRGGCIIRSAFLDRIAEAYTENPKLANVLLAPYFKEQLVGSQMSLRRVVATALMAGIPMPCHSAAINYFDGLRTQRLPANLLQAQRDYFGAHTYERVDKPRGEWFHTNWTGRGGTTTSTSYSK, encoded by the coding sequence ATGAAAAACACATTTGGTCTGGCCGGCCTGGCGGTAATGGGCGAAAACCTGGTGCTGAATATCGAATCACGAGGGTTTTCCGTTTCTGTTTATAACCGCACGTATGCGAAGACGGAAAAGTTTATGGCGGGCAGGGCCCGGGGGAAAAATATAACGGGCTTCGAGAGTGTGAAATCATTTGTTGAGAGTCTTGAATCACCTAGAAGAATCATGATGATGCTGAAGGCTGGTGATCCGGTGGATCAGTTTATTGACCAGCTCATTCCTTATCTTGAAGAAGGTGATATCATCATCGACGGGGGTAATTCCAATTTTCACGATACCATACGCCGACTGGAGTATGTCGAGCAGAAAGGATTTCGCTTTATCGGTAGCGGCGTTTCCGGCGGGGAGGAGGGAGCGCTGAAAGGCCCCTCGATTATGCCCGGTGGTTCGGTAGCTGCCTGGCCCTATCTTGAACCTGTATTTATGGCAGCGGCTGCTAAAGTTGATGACGGTACTCCCTGCTGCGCCTGGATGGGGCCGGGAGGCTCAGGCCACTTCGTGAAAATGGTGCATAACGGCATAGAGTATGGCGATATGCAATTGATCTGCGAGGCCTACCATTTCATGAAAGAAATCATGGGCATGGATAATAATGAGATCCACTCAACATTTGCCCGTTGGAATAAAGGGGAGCTGAGCTCCTACCTGATAGAAATTACCGCAGAGATAATGGCGTTTCGCGATCAGGACGGCTTTGCCGTTGTCGACAGAGTTCTCGATGCCGCAGGCCAAAAGGGCACAGGCAAGTGGACTGTTGATGCCTCACTTGATTACGGGATCCCGCTCTCGCTGATTTCAGAGTCGGTATTCGCTCGCTGCTTGTCGAGTTTTAAGGAGTTGAGAACGGAGGCGTCGAAAGTTCTTTCAGGGGATGTGGCGAAATTCGCAGGCGACAGACCCGCTCTCCTGGAAGATCTGGGCAAAGCACTCTATTGTGCCAAGATTATCTCATATACCCAGGGATTCGGGTTGTTGCAGGCAGCGTCAGAGGAGTATGGCTGGCAGCTGAATTATGCCGATATTGCCAGGATATGGCGTGGCGGGTGTATAATTCGTTCGGCATTTCTCGACCGCATAGCCGAGGCGTATACTGAAAATCCGAAGTTGGCAAACGTGCTGCTGGCGCCATACTTCAAAGAACAACTTGTCGGTTCGCAGATGAGCCTGCGGCGGGTGGTTGCCACAGCGTTGATGGCAGGCATTCCCATGCCCTGTCACAGTGCAGCCATCAACTATTTTGACGGATTACGGACCCAAAGGCTACCTGCCAATCTGCTCCAGGCCCAGCGCGATTATTTTGGCGCGCATACCTACGAGCGTGTTGATAAACCGCGTGGTGAGTGGTTTCACACAAACTGGACCGGCAGGGGCGGGACGACTACTTCAACAAGCTATTCGAAATAG
- a CDS encoding PAS domain-containing protein, translating to MDTDHPVGKATDFELEKLFNSITDIISVHDRNFRIVRANKSFYSFIGKSQEDLLGKHCYEVFHGKSEPWPNCPYKKSLEFNSTVSEVIEDDNLPVPLLVSCCPIYDETDQIVAVVHIARNISRERHRERKREELIRELSEALTELKVLNGILTICVSCKNIKEGDGAWVRIEKFIAENTKATFSHGICPDCAQKLYPDLDDE from the coding sequence ATGGATACTGATCATCCCGTCGGGAAAGCGACAGACTTTGAGTTGGAGAAGTTATTCAACTCTATTACGGATATAATATCAGTTCATGACAGGAACTTCAGGATCGTCCGGGCGAACAAGTCGTTTTACAGTTTCATTGGTAAATCGCAGGAGGATTTGCTGGGCAAGCACTGTTATGAGGTGTTTCACGGGAAAAGTGAGCCATGGCCAAACTGCCCGTACAAAAAGAGCCTGGAATTTAACAGTACAGTCAGCGAGGTAATTGAAGACGACAATTTGCCTGTGCCTTTGCTGGTAAGCTGTTGCCCCATCTATGATGAAACAGACCAGATTGTTGCTGTTGTCCACATCGCCCGCAATATCTCCCGGGAGAGGCATCGCGAACGAAAGCGGGAAGAGCTCATAAGAGAATTGAGTGAAGCCCTTACCGAACTGAAGGTGCTTAACGGAATTTTGACAATCTGCGTGTCATGTAAAAACATTAAGGAAGGTGATGGCGCCTGGGTACGTATTGAGAAATTCATAGCTGAAAATACCAAGGCGACGTTCAGTCATGGAATCTGCCCGGATTGCGCTCAAAAGCTCTATCCTGATCTCGATGATGAGTAA
- a CDS encoding SpoIIE family protein phosphatase, which yields MYYIILPTMIILLVVGVVCLRLARDVLLEQWEQTAVARMQQAAHHVDMLLMQPKELLFMYQENLEQNQNRRVASYLLDEIRQQEGVITAQVIWYNNESRSGERGHVMEGMRVRRKQPLELTIPEYDAELKGPTTSLVSEFYNNDGQRVGRVEVKILFYSLIKDIVDSEVWQENLAFIVDNQGNVLTRKNILEFDDQYRVNEKFGESGRLEKITMEEINKKHHGIVYGAGMPPERVSAFYRLQEAPWALVVVAPGERILKDIITFRRYFFWVAGIGMLTVLIFIKLATSAPAKLIRNVSESAHNLANGQFGPELEERGRDEVSQLVRNFNVMTRQLKERMELQEAMTVAREVQQNLLPKSSYKEDGIDIFGLSQYHDETGGDYYDILPDPKNCQRVGVVVGDVVGHGIGAALLMASVRALVRCRSEQPGTLVEVVRDVNELLYKDTEKTGNFVTLFFLVVERDKNILRWVRCGHEPAILYDPAAREFVEVRGDGLVLGFDKDWQFQENSIEIKDRELLLMIGSDGIWEAQNTSGECFGRARVEALMLANSACTSEELCRIITDAVIHFCGEKSLGDDVTLVMVKINSNGQAVT from the coding sequence ATGTATTATATAATCTTGCCCACGATGATCATTTTGCTGGTTGTCGGGGTGGTCTGCTTGCGCCTTGCCCGCGATGTTTTGCTGGAGCAGTGGGAACAGACGGCAGTCGCCCGTATGCAGCAGGCCGCTCACCATGTTGATATGCTGCTGATGCAGCCAAAAGAACTGCTGTTTATGTATCAGGAGAATCTGGAGCAGAACCAAAACAGACGGGTGGCAAGCTATCTGCTTGATGAGATTCGACAGCAGGAGGGAGTGATTACAGCTCAGGTCATCTGGTATAATAATGAGAGCAGATCCGGTGAGAGGGGGCATGTAATGGAGGGAATGCGTGTCAGGCGCAAGCAGCCTCTTGAGCTTACGATCCCGGAATATGATGCCGAGTTGAAAGGTCCCACGACATCGCTGGTAAGTGAGTTTTATAACAATGATGGCCAGCGCGTGGGAAGAGTGGAGGTGAAAATCCTTTTTTACAGCCTTATCAAGGACATTGTCGATTCTGAGGTCTGGCAGGAAAATTTGGCCTTCATCGTCGATAACCAGGGTAACGTCCTGACCCGAAAAAACATTCTCGAGTTTGATGATCAGTACCGGGTAAACGAGAAATTCGGGGAAAGTGGAAGGCTGGAAAAAATTACCATGGAAGAGATCAATAAAAAGCATCACGGCATTGTCTATGGTGCCGGAATGCCGCCGGAACGGGTGAGTGCTTTTTATCGATTGCAGGAGGCACCCTGGGCATTGGTTGTGGTCGCACCGGGAGAGAGGATTCTTAAGGATATTATCACTTTTCGCCGCTATTTTTTCTGGGTGGCGGGTATCGGTATGCTTACTGTGCTGATTTTTATCAAGCTTGCGACCAGCGCTCCAGCAAAATTGATCAGAAACGTCTCGGAGTCGGCCCATAACCTGGCAAATGGTCAATTTGGGCCGGAGTTGGAAGAGAGAGGGCGGGACGAAGTAAGCCAGCTGGTGAGAAATTTTAACGTCATGACCCGGCAGCTCAAGGAGCGGATGGAGTTGCAGGAAGCAATGACCGTTGCCAGGGAAGTGCAACAGAACCTGCTGCCAAAATCAAGCTATAAAGAAGATGGCATAGATATCTTCGGGCTGAGTCAATACCACGATGAAACGGGTGGTGATTATTATGATATACTGCCTGATCCGAAGAATTGTCAGCGGGTTGGGGTTGTCGTGGGCGATGTGGTTGGGCACGGCATCGGCGCAGCGTTGCTGATGGCATCTGTGCGGGCGCTGGTCCGTTGTCGAAGTGAACAACCGGGAACCTTGGTGGAGGTCGTCCGGGATGTCAATGAGCTGCTATACAAGGATACTGAAAAGACAGGCAATTTTGTGACTCTGTTTTTTCTGGTTGTTGAGCGGGACAAAAATATTCTTCGCTGGGTTCGTTGTGGTCACGAGCCTGCCATACTGTATGACCCGGCTGCCAGAGAATTTGTCGAGGTGAGGGGGGACGGCCTGGTTCTCGGCTTTGATAAGGATTGGCAATTTCAGGAAAACAGTATTGAGATAAAAGATCGCGAACTTCTGCTGATGATCGGCAGTGATGGTATATGGGAGGCACAAAACACCTCGGGAGAGTGTTTTGGCAGGGCGCGGGTCGAAGCGCTTATGCTTGCCAACTCAGCCTGCACAAGTGAAGAATTGTGCAGAATTATCACAGACGCGGTAATTCATTTTTGCGGTGAAAAATCGCTGGGAGATGACGTTACCCTGGTTATGGTCAAAATTAATAGCAATGGGCAGGCTGTGACCTGA
- a CDS encoding ABC transporter ATP-binding protein/permease, producing MAEKKATELTRRSIFYWVLHGNLKLQLLLLFIILLVVVARVLPLEMQKRIINDSIALRKFDNLILYSCIYLAAVAAASGLKLAINYIQTIIGEKAMVEMRRELYRHIVTLPLSFFRKTQPGMVVSSLVTELSTAGAFAGMALSVPVTNILTLLALGVYLLWLNPKLAMATLGIYPFIVFVLPRMQKKANIANAERVDLSRKFSSQIAESITGIQEVQVHGAYTRENVKFGLLAEALRKVRIRWTLLRQGIKTTNNFFVSLGPFIVFIFGGILILRGELELGAMVAFLSAQEKLYDPWKELVDYYQVYQDAQVRYSRTMHQYSAMPDFDPTITRDEQLTLQGEIEIKNLVYQTPEGARLLDGVSMKLAPGQHLAVVGFSGSGKSTLVQCIARMHKYRSGTITLDGHDLLDFTKQDIIKNIGYISQSPFVFTGTIRENLLYAERAVSEIAATPENLPQLEAPPLDRMILCLQQAGLFVDVLRFGLKSLLDNSDTAMMEKIVRMRANFRKNFGEQLADYVEFYQVDVFLYQATLAENILFGMYHDRSWNIDRLIGHDDFKAFIRHAGLEELLIDLGIEIAHQTEDILSGFGSVEMFFRFSPVEPERMQDYRLLLDRIRPAENYRMADADKQSLIHLALNYSPGRHKVATFTDEIEREILNARKAWVSWSTEKYPKRFSHYDEKEYIVDEPILNNIFFGRVVTDLPHAQEKINIAMIQLLIEEDLLEQVASIGMDFGVGSMGDKLSGGQRQKLAIARVLLKEPRVIIMDEATSALDNKSQARIQQLMDTRWKGKSTVISVVHRLDSIANFDFVAVMKAGKIIEFGNYKELMKKKGVLHELVSGRR from the coding sequence ATGGCTGAAAAGAAGGCGACAGAGCTGACCCGCAGATCGATTTTTTACTGGGTGCTGCATGGAAATCTCAAGCTCCAGCTGCTCCTGTTATTCATAATTCTCCTCGTGGTTGTGGCCAGGGTTTTGCCGCTTGAGATGCAGAAGAGGATCATCAATGACTCGATCGCTCTCCGAAAATTCGACAATCTCATTCTTTATTCCTGCATTTACCTGGCAGCCGTCGCGGCGGCAAGCGGGCTGAAGCTGGCTATCAACTATATACAGACCATCATCGGCGAAAAGGCCATGGTGGAGATGCGCAGGGAACTCTACAGGCATATCGTAACCCTGCCTCTTTCCTTTTTCAGAAAAACCCAGCCGGGAATGGTTGTCTCTTCCCTGGTAACTGAACTGAGCACGGCAGGAGCATTTGCAGGTATGGCGCTCTCGGTGCCGGTCACTAATATTTTAACCCTGCTGGCCCTTGGCGTTTATTTGCTATGGTTGAACCCTAAGCTCGCAATGGCGACACTGGGAATATATCCTTTCATAGTATTTGTACTTCCGCGCATGCAGAAAAAAGCCAACATTGCCAATGCCGAGCGGGTGGATCTTTCCAGAAAATTCTCAAGCCAGATAGCCGAGTCGATCACGGGAATTCAGGAAGTCCAGGTTCATGGTGCCTATACCAGGGAGAATGTAAAATTCGGGTTGTTGGCGGAGGCGCTCAGAAAGGTCCGAATTCGCTGGACGTTACTGCGGCAGGGTATAAAGACGACCAACAACTTCTTTGTCAGTCTGGGCCCGTTCATCGTCTTTATTTTCGGTGGTATTCTTATCCTGCGTGGTGAACTTGAGTTGGGTGCCATGGTGGCTTTTCTGTCTGCCCAGGAGAAGCTCTATGACCCCTGGAAGGAGCTTGTTGATTATTACCAGGTGTATCAGGATGCGCAGGTAAGGTATTCGCGCACTATGCATCAATACTCGGCCATGCCCGATTTTGACCCGACCATCACCAGGGACGAGCAATTGACCCTGCAGGGGGAGATCGAGATTAAAAATCTCGTCTATCAAACGCCGGAAGGCGCCCGGTTGCTCGATGGCGTGAGCATGAAACTTGCACCCGGGCAGCATCTGGCTGTGGTTGGTTTTTCAGGAAGTGGCAAGTCAACACTTGTTCAGTGTATTGCCAGAATGCACAAGTACCGATCGGGCACCATCACCCTGGATGGTCATGACCTGCTTGATTTCACCAAACAGGATATAATTAAAAATATAGGCTACATCTCCCAGAGCCCATTCGTCTTTACAGGAACCATCAGGGAGAATCTGCTTTATGCAGAACGGGCTGTAAGCGAGATTGCGGCTACACCGGAGAACCTGCCGCAACTTGAAGCACCTCCGCTCGACAGAATGATTCTTTGCCTGCAGCAGGCTGGTTTGTTTGTTGATGTATTGAGATTTGGGCTCAAATCACTGCTCGACAATTCCGATACGGCAATGATGGAGAAAATAGTGCGCATGCGCGCAAATTTCCGGAAGAATTTCGGCGAGCAACTGGCAGATTATGTGGAGTTTTATCAGGTCGATGTGTTTCTCTATCAGGCGACGCTGGCAGAGAATATCCTGTTTGGTATGTACCATGACAGAAGCTGGAATATCGACCGGCTCATCGGCCATGATGACTTTAAAGCGTTCATCAGGCATGCAGGTCTTGAAGAATTGCTGATAGACCTCGGTATTGAGATCGCCCATCAGACCGAAGATATACTCTCTGGTTTTGGCTCGGTGGAGATGTTCTTCAGGTTTAGCCCTGTTGAACCTGAACGTATGCAGGACTACCGGTTATTGCTGGATAGAATCCGGCCTGCGGAAAATTACCGTATGGCTGATGCTGACAAGCAATCCCTGATTCACCTGGCCCTTAATTACAGCCCTGGACGCCACAAGGTCGCAACCTTTACCGACGAGATTGAAAGGGAGATTCTTAATGCGAGAAAAGCCTGGGTAAGCTGGAGTACTGAGAAATATCCTAAAAGATTCAGTCATTACGATGAGAAAGAGTATATTGTTGATGAGCCCATTCTCAACAATATTTTCTTTGGCAGAGTTGTGACAGATCTGCCCCACGCCCAGGAAAAAATAAATATAGCCATGATCCAGTTACTCATTGAAGAAGATCTTCTTGAGCAGGTCGCGAGCATTGGCATGGATTTCGGGGTCGGTAGTATGGGAGACAAGCTTTCCGGCGGGCAGCGGCAGAAACTGGCAATTGCCCGTGTTCTGCTGAAAGAGCCGAGAGTGATTATTATGGATGAGGCGACATCTGCCCTGGATAATAAGTCTCAGGCCCGTATTCAGCAGTTGATGGATACCCGCTGGAAAGGGAAATCGACGGTTATCTCTGTGGTTCACCGACTCGATTCAATTGCCAATTTTGATTTTGTGGCGGTGATGAAGGCGGGAAAAATTATCGAGTTCGGCAATTATAAGGAATTGATGAAAAAGAAGGGGGTGCTCCATGAGCTCGTCTCTGGAAGACGGTAA
- a CDS encoding Crp/Fnr family transcriptional regulator translates to MSSSLEDGKKHVSELQRNLEIVREIEFFEGFPPEVVKLIAYLFEQGRYRAGDVLIERGDDPGMAFYIISGALGVYLEVDKKERLLRSYGEKEFIGAFSLVGSMPSLFTLKVEEPSTLLILNRDQFLTIREKHPQLAPLLRKTMLKQLRLWEQRNLENLDLCCLQKVGVTLL, encoded by the coding sequence ATGAGCTCGTCTCTGGAAGACGGTAAAAAGCATGTTTCAGAACTGCAGCGTAATCTGGAAATAGTCAGAGAAATCGAGTTTTTTGAAGGTTTTCCCCCAGAGGTGGTGAAGCTGATCGCATATCTCTTTGAGCAGGGGAGATATCGGGCCGGTGACGTTTTGATAGAGAGAGGCGATGATCCGGGAATGGCATTTTATATAATTTCAGGGGCTTTGGGGGTCTATCTGGAGGTGGACAAAAAAGAGAGACTCCTGAGAAGTTATGGCGAAAAAGAATTCATCGGGGCCTTTTCTCTGGTGGGCAGCATGCCGTCCCTGTTCACCCTGAAAGTGGAGGAACCTTCGACACTGCTCATTCTCAACCGGGATCAATTTTTGACTATTCGTGAAAAACACCCGCAGCTTGCGCCTCTGTTGAGGAAAACGATGTTGAAGCAGTTGCGGCTCTGGGAGCAGAGGAACCTGGAAAACCTGGATCTTTGTTGTCTACAAAAAGTGGGCGTGACCCTATTATAA
- a CDS encoding ATP-binding protein, with the protein MNVTFQLTDATLDQLDTLSNAIENLQESIQCSDKQMFEILLVIEELCANVVRHGKGKNIEISLVKDWDQLIITMVDDGAPFDITKQPLPDTCEALAQRVPGGLGVHLVHCYTDSIEYQRRDKKNVTVVRKTID; encoded by the coding sequence ATGAACGTTACTTTTCAACTGACAGACGCCACCCTGGATCAACTGGATACGCTCAGTAATGCGATAGAGAATCTTCAGGAGTCAATCCAGTGCTCAGACAAGCAGATGTTTGAAATTCTGCTGGTCATAGAGGAGTTGTGCGCTAATGTTGTAAGGCATGGGAAAGGTAAAAACATAGAAATATCCCTTGTTAAGGACTGGGATCAGCTGATCATTACCATGGTCGATGACGGCGCGCCTTTCGATATAACCAAGCAGCCATTGCCTGACACCTGTGAAGCTTTGGCGCAGCGTGTACCGGGAGGGCTGGGGGTGCATCTGGTACATTGTTATACTGACAGTATTGAGTACCAGCGCCGGGACAAAAAGAATGTAACTGTGGTTCGTAAAACTATAGATTAG
- a CDS encoding STAS domain-containing protein: MEFTIAKEANTIIVKPVGRLDSLTSPDFEREMEEYVRTPKNNLLLDFNDLDYISSAGLRVVLNVAKVYRGIDWQFAACNMQDHIREVFEISGFDSFIKIHNSIGDFILAQGD, encoded by the coding sequence ATGGAATTTACCATTGCAAAGGAAGCAAACACAATCATTGTAAAACCGGTCGGTCGGCTGGATTCGCTCACATCACCCGATTTTGAAAGAGAGATGGAAGAGTATGTGCGCACACCGAAAAACAATTTGCTGCTGGATTTTAACGATCTGGATTATATATCGAGCGCCGGACTCCGGGTGGTGCTGAATGTGGCGAAGGTGTATCGGGGGATTGACTGGCAGTTTGCAGCATGTAATATGCAGGATCATATCCGCGAGGTTTTTGAAATTTCGGGATTTGACAGTTTTATCAAGATCCATAATTCCATTGGTGATTTTATTCTTGCCCAAGGAGATTGA